The genomic window agtttttagaggaggaaagcaagaaaaaaatattctgtatcAAATGTAGGAGATGAGTTttaagtggggagggaaggaaaaaacaCTGAACGGACAAGGAGCACgcgtggggtgtgtggagaaggaggtggctaacGATGCAGGAGCagggtttaaggggagggaggaaaggaaggcaaaagttctctcttccatcccccccccccccaagccagctctctctctctcagcatggagaggaggaggaggaagaggcagctgtCGGTTGCTGCTGCAGCCGGCGCTGAGCAACGGAAGGGGAAAGGATCGTGTCCGCCTGCTAATTCCTTCCTAGCCGCGATCTGAGCAAACACAGCAACTGAAAACACAAATTGGTGGGCAGTAAGACCCTGAAGCAGAGGCAGGGAAGGAATTCACTGCATCTGTGTGTGCTCCCTATCGAGCAGCAGGAGCCCGACTCCTGCGGTGGCGGGGCAGCAAGCGGCGGAGGCTGCAAGGCGGAGGCGCCGGGGAAGgcggctgggctgggctgggctgagtTCCAGTCAGCCCAATGAGAAGGACGCCCCTGCTCCGCGCAAGACTCTTTGTCGCGGCACAGTCTCCGCCCTTCGCGGGCTACTGCGCGTGCGGCCGATCGGTCACGAGATGTGGGGCTGACAGGGGAGCGGCTCAGTGGGGCTGGCGGAGCGATGGGGCGTGCGAGGGGACcctgcttgttgctgctgctgctgctgctgctgcaggcggcggtggcggcgagGGGCGAGGCGCCCTCGCTGCCTCTGGTCCTCAACACCTGGCCCTTTAGGAAAGCCGCCGAAGCAGGTGCTGTTTAGCTTCCTCCAGGGCTTCCGTGGTTGCGCAGAGGAGAGGCTCGAGCGGGCGGGGAAGACCCCCTCGCCCCGTCCTAGGTTTGCCCCCAAGCTTTGTTTgggctacctccccccccccccgctttctagATTCATGATCCAGCCCTGGTCTCGGCGCCACATGGGCAAATCTGCAAAGATCCTTGCAGGCAGTTGTGTGCGTGCTACATGCCGCCTGCTGTGCTGCATGCTGGCATCTGTGGGCTGGGATAACATCGCACGCTGGCATTAGATGTCTCAAGCAGGGTGTGTTGTGCCTTCCTAAAGTCAAGCGTTGAGGAGAAACATAAGAGCAAAGCAGCCGCTTTTTCGAAGCCCAGGCCCTCAGATCACTTGGGGTTAGCAGGACCCCCTGctttgagggtgggggtggggattcaaGCTAACCAGATTTGGGCTGGTTGGAGAGGGAGGCTTCACCTTCAGCAGTGTCTGTCAGACCCTGGGACCcaattgttctctccccccccctcttcccccttttctcaTTTATGGGAGCCACTATCTCAGTCCCAAAAATCTGGTTGGGCTTGtctgtggggagaggaggggaaaggcactctgtgcatgttcaacagtgctctttttttaaacaagacTTAATATTTGCAATGAAATTCGAGAAAGGGTGGAGACAGTTTAAGCATGGTCAGATGAACTAGCTGTCCACACTGCTACTGTTAAACTTCCCTGGTTTTTTTTCCTGCTACTTTCCTCTTCCTGGTTTGGTGTGGGACATTTTAAGTTCTGGTTTAGTGAGACATAATCTACATTACTTAGTGCAGGTTAGTCACCTTCTTAGTGTAGCACTGTTACAGGCAGGGCACTTCCCCCTACCATTTCAGCGTAGGTCTTTTGGTGAAGGGGTTCTAATCCACAATAATGTGGCAGGAGGGCTCTTAGCATGGCATTTTATTAACACAGAAAACACTGGTGTGCTGCTGTGTTTGCAGAAGTTCAGCTTGCGCTATTTTCTGTATTAGCTACATAATTTGGTCTACTAGGCCACAGCAACATCTTGTGGCCAGTTGTGCAACATAGATTTCTGCTGTCCGCTCTTGTTGTGGGTGTCTTCACTGAATTCATAGCAGCAACATCAGACAATGCACAAATATGATCTGCACACTTTCTGCTTCTGTGTCACACACAGTGTGTAAAAAGGAGCGTCCTCACTTCCTTCTAGTGAGTGTGCATGCATCTGGGACAAGATTAATGAGTCCTCTCCTTTGCCCAATATATCCATAAAGTTTGTGCTAAAGTCCATCTTGAGGAAATTCTTTCACCATAGCCTGGCTTGTGAAAGAAGCATATGGAACAacattaaattgttttaaacccCTCAGTGAAATGCCATACAAAtggtttaaaaatcttttttttccatGTTGTTGCCATATAGTGAGGGTTATCCCATCTCTACCCATCCCTCCACCCCCATTCCACTCCTGTTTTGTTGCAacttaaggatctggtgacttctgtttcagtgtatttgaagaagtgtgcatgcacacgaaagctcataccaagaacaaatacagttggtctctaaggtgctactgaaaagaattttctattttgttgcaaCTTAATGCAGACTTGTAGCCAGGAAAACTTTCCCCACCATTTATCGCCATGCTGGAAAAAGCTTCCCCTGTTAAAAGAGCAgggccatttttgtttttgtttttttgttttttaaagggaatttatCCACTCTTGTGCTGCTTTGCTTTTCCTTCTGAACATAATTGGCTCATTGGAGACTCTGGGCTTGAAGAGAAAGAAATTACAACATTTGTCACATCAGACAAATAGGCCATTTTTAATCTATAGCTTGCTTGCCAACTGTGGCTGATGCCAGAttggcagggcagggggagaataCAATGAGACGCAGACAGTTGACAATTAATGTCTAGGAATCCCAGGTTTAAGAGTTTTGCCACCGATGCTGCATTCCCTGAGCATGATGGATTTAGTTTTCTTGTACTTATTGACCAGCCTCCATAAAATCAGGACAATGAACACTTATACGTTTGCGCTGTACTGTGTATTCTAGGGATGGGAATTGGTGGTGTGCTTTTTAAGAATATGACTTCTACATACTTTACATGTGGAGTGagtgggattttgttgttgttgttgttcctttcaGCTTGGAGTACCTTACAGGCAGGTGGTTCTGAACTGGATGCAGTAGAGAAAGGCTGCGGTCAGTGTGAAGTTGAGCAGTGTGATGGAAGTGTGGGGTATGGAGGACACCCAGATGAACATGGAGAAACAACATTGGATGCTATGATTATGGATGGGTAAGGAATCCCACATCATTCCTAACAGGCATAGGGGTTCTGCTGTCTGTTTGCACACAGCTCCTCCATGTTCAGAATCTTCCCCATTCACTTCAAAGAGTAGACAGTTTTTCTACTGCCCTCTCCATTGAAAAGCAGGTGGGAACCTACAGGCCCAGAAGGGCATGTGTGCATCTGAGAGTGAATGGGCTGTTTACTAGggatggttctctccctccccctaaaTCTTTATGTCAGTCTTTcccacacatatatatattttctagtTTCTGTCTCGCTCCTTGATCTCAAGAAGTACAGTTTCTTTACTGGTTTATTGCATTATTATGCACATTATTTCATACACACTCCAGGGTCTCTAAAGTAACTAGCAGATAAACACACATATGGCACTGTGTGTAACTGGCCCTGCTCTAATGAGAAGCTGTGCACTAGTAGCAATAGAGCATATGCATTTGGTTTAGCGAGTCAGGTTTAGCTCTATTTCCCCCCTCTAATTAAATATGCTTCAAAATAACAGTTTAAAGAGAGCACGTGCCCATCTGAACTGTAGTCTgcagcagtgttccccaaacttttttttacccACAGACCACTTGCAAATTGTTGAGGCTGACCACTTTAAATgattttttctgcctgctgtagcaatcgtgctgtgctagatgctgtatgaatTTTAATTGTGTCTTTATTGCTGCTTTAATTTCCTGCACATTGCATTTTATTCTATTACAATGTGAATTCCACAGAATTTActttataatacattaaaatgcaatatgagAAATTAAAAGCAATTAGAATGCAGTTAAAAGTCAGAATGAATGTTTAAAGCAATAGATGTGTTATATTCAACTACAAATCTACAGACATGCCACAAACCATCTGAATTAAGATCACAAACCACTCATGTTCTGTGGACAGTAATTTGGGAATTCCCCATCTACAGATTCAACCCATGTAGTCTGCAGTAGTCTAATGGGGTTGCAAGTAACGTTTGGACACCAATCTTCATTTTATACCCATCTCATGCTTGTCCTTTAGATGCAGCATACATTATTCTTATACTCTGCATTTCTTGGTATAAATTTAAAATATTCCTGACTAcagctctgtttgtttgtttgttttgcttttgggcaCATTTGTCTGTCTTTGGTCCAGTAATACTATGGAAGTTGGGGCAGTAGCCGATCTCAGACGCATAAAAAATGCTATTGGCGTGGCACGAAAAGTGATAGAGCATACTCAGCACACCTTACTGGTTGGAGAGTCAGGTAACTTCCTTCGATTTGCTCCCTTGAAATTTTGGCTCTGCCATGCAGTGGTGGAAGGCAGCCGCCTCTGCCCAAATGAAGTTAAGCTGCCTCGCTGTTGTCAAGAACTTAGTCACAAGTTGGTTGCGACAAGTTACTTGATTTCATTAAGATACAGTGAAATGCTTTAgcgcaggtgtggggaacctttggccctccagatgttgctgaatgacaactccaatcatccctggccattgctcATGCtcgctggggctggtgggaactgtcgttcagcaacatctggcaggccaaaggttccccacacttgcttAAAATGGATAGGGACCACTGTGCTCTGGTTTGGCTTGATAGGTTATTTCTGCCCTCTGCATCATGCACTCCAGTCTCTTTAAGTTcacaattttgttttgcttttttttttttagtacagtggtgcctcgcaagacgaaaataattcgttctgcgagtgctgtcgtatagtgaatttttcgtcttgcgaagcaccaacgggaaaatagcggtttgacgggggaaatttttttttctgtcttgcgaggcaagcccattgacaaattcattttgcgagacagcctttcgctagcgaatgcctttcgcctagcgagtttttcgtctagcgaggcattcgtctagcggggcaccactgtattttttattaaagatttgtttgatttgttttgtttgtttattaaatttctatactgtgcTTCAtatgaggatcacagggcggtttacagtataaaaacacacatacactctgtgtgtgtgtgtaaaagcccatagattgtttaattagccaaaggcccggggaaagaggaatgttcttgcatggcacctaaagataagtaataaaggcaccaggcaagcctccctggggagtgcattccacaaatggggagccaccacagaaaaggccgactcttgtgttgccactctccagacctctcacAAAGGAGcaacacgaagaagggcctcagttgATGATTGCAGGGTTCAGGTCTGGTCATGTGGGGaggggcagtccttgaggtattgcagtcctgagccatttaaggctttatgggtcaaaatcagcactttgaattggagccaggaactaactggtagccagtgcaattgagccaggattggtgttacatGCTCAAACCGTCTTTCTACGATTTTTATCTTAAATTTTgagccatcttcagaggcaggcccatgtataacgcattgcagtaatttaACGTAGAGTTGTGGTGTTTACTCCCAATTTAGAAAGGTCCCTTCTCCTCTAGGTGGGCAGTTGAGGCATTTTTTGTTCTGCCAAATTTTTGGTATGTGTTAATTGTATCAAATtatggttttctttttgtatttattattactgAATGCTCTTGTGTGCAGAAgcgggggtttgtttgtttgttttttggtgtacTTGGTTGCGGAACTCTTTTTGGAGCCCAAAggtaaatgtttttttaatagaTTGAATCGCAGCCTTCAGTGAGAAAACTCATCAATGATTTTTGGAATTTTAGCATTAGAAATTATTCTTTAAAAAGTATAGCTGCAACAGATAGCTCAGAAAGGATTCTGTGAAAACACAAGCTATGCAGTTATAAGTATGACGTCCCCAAAAAcacttttctcttttaaaaatttatGGTAACAGGAAAAAAATTAGAAACATGCTTCAGATATATTAGATAAAagcaacaggatttttttttaaaaaatcaatacagtCTAATGTATTCGACTTTTAATTCTTAAAGTTTCTATCTGACAGTGTAGTGATACTTTGCTGTTTCTTATCACAAGTCTTTCATTTATGGATTCCATGTTGCAAATTGATATAGTTCCTCTTAGTTTGCTATCAGCCTTCAGGATTCTGAAACCCCCTGATATATGTTCTTGTTCTAGAAAATGAGAAAGGCATTTCTGTTGAGGACAAAATCATCACAACGTATACACTTTTATAGGGCAGTGACTTGGGCTCTGACTGTTGTAATATAATATGAAAATGGTTTACAAGTGGCATGCCGTTTTTTCATAGGGATCTCGATGAGCTAAACGGTGTCCTCATGCATGCTTGTTGAATTGCAAAAACAGTTACATAGAAAAAGAAATTACTCATTATTTTCTGTTCCATAAAGCCTCACTATTTGCAGAAAGCATGGGGTTTCCAAGTGAAGACCTGACTACACAGAGCTCTCTTTCAATGTACTCACAGTGGCTTGATCGAAACTGTCAGCCAAACTTCTGGAAGGTAAAACACAACTTTTCCACTTTCCCCCCCTTGTTTTATAAACCTGGTgactgttgttttgttgttgtttagtcttgtccgactcttcgtgaccccatggaccagagcacgccatggacctgtcttccactgcctcccgcattttggtcagactcatgttggtagcttcgagaacactgtccaaccatctcgtcctctgttgtccccttctccttgtgccctccatctttcccaacatcagggtcttttccagggagtcttctcttctcatgaggtggccaaagtactggagcctcaacttcaggatctgtccttccagtgggcattcaggcctgatttccttaagaatctTGCAacccatgggactcccaagagtctcctccagcaccgtaattcaaaagcatcagttcttcagcgatcagccttctttatggtccagctctcacttccatacattactactgggaaaaccatagctttaacgatatggacctttgtcggcaaggtgatgtctctgctttttaagatgctgcctaggtttgtcattgcttttctcccaagaagcaggcgtcttctaatttcgtgactgctgtcaccatctgcagtgatcatggaacccaagaaagtaaacaTGGTGACTACATTGTATTAAATattgttctgccaccactttcggaggcagtatgcctctggatGCCAGCTGCAGGGAATTGTACGCaaggagagtgttgttgcactcacttcctgcttacaggcttcccatgggcatctatctggccactgagaacagaatGGTGGACCAGATTGGCcttgggcatgatccagcagggctcttatgtctGCAACATTTCCAGCACCCCACTCCATCATTGGAGTAAGCTGCAGGGGAAGAGGAATGTGAtgtgtgccaaaaaaaaaaaaaggtgtgtgaaTGTGTACAAGAGAGTGCTCCGGTGGAGCTTGGCCTATGGAGCCAAATGGTCCTGTTGATCAGCTTTGAGGGTCCTGCTCTTCAGTTCTCTTTAGTCTCCAGTCGAGCTAGAATTGGTCACTGCTGGTACCAGCTTCTTCTAACCAGTTCAACTTGAATCCTTCCACTGCATCTGATTCTTGCTGTTTCATATTGTCTGCCTTGTAAGTGTTGGGCACCTGATAATACTATCTGTGTGCCCCTGCCATCACTGGACAGTTGCTTTTAAGGAGTTTTATGTACCCAGGGACTTCCCCGTGTTCTTCTGTCCTCTCTGGGAGCTAGGTTTTCTGCTCTTCCCCCACCTTGGAACTTTTTAGCTTTGTGCCTTGATTAGAATCCACACATTGGTTTTTTTCATATAAACAAGCCCAAGCTCTCCTGCTGTTTgccttatttttaaaatcctaaattatttttatcttctggttaagttttttttaaaaaaaatatttttgccccTAGCCATGCACCTGGAATGCAGGTTCATTTTAAGATATGCTCTGAGCCTGCTGTGATCCTGATAACTGTGTAACCATTAAATCTATGTGGAACTGTTCAgcatggacattttttttatgcTACCTCACTCAGATGTATAACTGTGGGCacacctaaaaaataataatctccaaTTAGATATTTACTGTTAAGAAATATAATATGGAGCTCCAGTACTATTCTTTTATCATTGAATCAGAAGCCTATTGTGATTTGTGTAAGATGTTTTCTTCCTTCGTTGTGCGTGCAGGATCCCACCCTCTTGACTATCTATACCCTTCAAGTTATCCCTGCAGAAAACACGGGCTATGCAGAAACCTGTAGAGGGACCTCTGCACCCGAGATCATAGGAAGAAACTTGAAAGATAACAACCTGTAAGGCTAGCAGGATAAATCTTTGTGTCTAAAGCACACAAAGtctttcttaattattttaactTGAGCCAccagcaaaaggggaaaaaatagggTGTGTTGGATTGTAAAGGGTGTTTGCAGGGTATGTGGAGTGGAAGTAGAGCAAATTGAATAATCTGGCTTCAGTGCCTTTAGCCGTATGGCTTGTCTATAAAGTTGTCTCATCACAATCagtatggatgctcatgaggattGAGAAAAACTGATCTTGAATTATAGCGGTAGGTGGTAAGACAAATTATCATGCTGGGTTTTTTGCACATAGAATGTTGATGTATTATTTCTCTGCTGGCTGTTCATTGTAGGAAACATTTTCAAATCACATAACTAGTTATCGCAGCCCCGCTCAGATTTCATGAGTGTTTTGAGTATTGAGTTACTCTAAATTGAAGGAGATGCTTTTGTCTGTTCATTGTTTAAAGCATCCGAGCTACAGCAATTTGCCTTCGATGAAACTTCTTCATCCTTGGCATATACAGAAATCTTACATTATTCTTTTAggatggccgggggggggggggagagaaaacaggtTTGTTTGAAATGCCAGTTTCTTTTTCCCCCAAGATTTTAATGTGAATGGAACTTTGATTGCAGAGTGTGACGCCAGATGCTTCAAAATCATGTGGCCCATACAAACAGACTGCAAAGTTCACCAAAGAAGAGCGGAGTGTATCAAAGGAAAGAATAGATGTTCATAACCATGACACTATTGGTATGCCTTCTTGACAGCAGCCTGTTTCATGCTGCAATCCCTCTGCTTGTTTTAAATGAGCCACCAGACAAACTGAATGTAAATAATTTTAAGCAAGACATAAGGACATGATCCACTTCAAGAACAAACTCTGCCTGGTGCAGAGATAACATCAGTGATTCAGCAACACATTTCCCAAGCGTGAAGCCCTAGCACCCCAGAATGTTGAATGCTGTGCTGTCAGATTATGCACAGTTGCCTCTTTGCTGGTTGTGGGGCTCTGCCCAGGAGGGTGAAACACTACTGTGTGTAGGAGCTGTGAAATGAGGAGTCTTGAGGCAGATCATCAGCAGCCTTGGATCCACTTGATCCAAAAGTTCCTCGGGCTTCTCAGCTATGCCAATCTGTTGCTTGCATAGTGAAAAATTACACGGAAGCCACCTTCCACCTAGGCCAGCATGAGCTGGCAGGACTTGGGGTGTGGAGGTACACCTGTCATGTTACCCCTCACCCCATTCTGTAAATCTCCTTACTTACTGTAGGAACCTGGCCTATGTTTCTCTGTTTAGTTCTAGAATCAGGAATGTGACATTCTATTCCCCTTTCACCCTTCCTTCCCAGTCCCcgtacattcattcattctatagATTTATGctgagcattttaaaaaaaaatacacacgtGGTCTGATGAGGCGGAACTTGTGTTAGTAGAACATGATTATCATCCAAAATCGAAGCACCACTTTGTTTTCAAGCAGGAACAACTTAGTTTACTCTTTTTGCTTGCAAGTTTGCTAAAAGTGCATCAAGAGTGCTCCTTCTTGAAGAAGAAGTAATTTCAAAATGAGCTTATATATTCCAGTGAATTGATCATCCTAGTGGATATTCCAGAACTACATAGgtctggaagttttttttttttttttttttcaaataagctCAAGTTTCAACtttacattttgcaaaattaaCTGAAGATGGggtgggttgttggggggggggggactttgtttGGATCCAGCCTCTTCCATCTGCATAGTAATTAAATTTGGAATTTACAGAAGCACCTAAGTGACTTGGGAGCACAAGTCTCATTCCCAGACACTTAAGAGGCACTTCTAGTGTGATGATTAAATTCGTCACCACCAAgtaattagcattttaaaaatgtcaaatgCCAAGGTTCTTGCTAATCATAAGGACATAAGGTATGTCCTTATGAACTTTTGCACCTTGGCAGTTTGCCCAAGCCAGTGATTTATTCTTTGCTTCCCTTCTTTAGGAGGCAAAGAAAGAGCGGAACTGAACTAGGCTACTGTAGGCAGTTGCATTCTGTAGGCAAATTGCCTACTTGGCAAATAATTGAATGCAAACTTTGAACAATTGCTTCATGCTGTGTCAGTTGACACTATGTTTATGGCATTCACTGCCTTCCAGTAGCCAGTGCGTGAATTATCTGGATGTGGGTCTATAAATTAACAATTAAGTGTCCTAAAATATGTATTTCCACACTTGGAGTGAATGATAATATGCCTCCCATCTGAAGCCAGGAGCCAAAGCCCATGTTTCTGACTTAATCAGTGCAGAATTATGCGGCAGACTGTGATCCTGGTGATCATCTGTCTTCGCGGATGggagattttctttctttaaaccTAATACAGTAGATGGACTCTAAGGTGGAGTTACTCCAAATGTAAAAGAGGTCTAAGGAAGGCAAACAGTTCCCAGGTGAAGTGGATCCCATCACCATCTAGTTGTGATAAGAAAAGATTGCGGCAGTTGTCGTATATTACCAGGAACTCTGCTGTCTATATGTGTCAGCATGGGCATTGGGCCAGGTCCAAAACATGGCTTAGCTTGAAAAGGGGTTTTCAGGCCCTGCTGATCAGCAGTGCCTACAAAGCCCTATGTAAAACAATGGGCAAGATTGTGCTTTGTCCAAGGGTCACATTGCCCAGAATTTAGAAAGGGATTTCCTGAGCTCcatccacctgtcaaatttgcccATGAGGGCATGGGGAGATAGGGAGTCTGGTCTGCTTTAAAGGGTGGTCGCCTAACATTACCCCTATTCAATTAACAAAATCAACCCATAATGTTGCTTCTAAATTCCCTGCCTCTTTTCATTTGTAGGCATGATTGTGATCGGTCAGAATGGAAGCATTGCTGTGGGGACGTCTACAAATGGTGCAGACCACAAAATTCAGGGGTTCGTGTCACAATAAAATCAAGATTCCTTATTGATgagatttgttttcctttcttaaatGCTGCTTATAGTAAGTATGAGTGTGTATGTGAACTGCTGCTGTAGTGGTCATGATTTTTATATCAATTGAAAGAAGGATATTGTGGGAAAGTGTATATGTGAAGAATGC from Lacerta agilis isolate rLacAgi1 chromosome 9, rLacAgi1.pri, whole genome shotgun sequence includes these protein-coding regions:
- the AGA gene encoding N(4)-(beta-N-acetylglucosaminyl)-L-asparaginase, which codes for MGRARGPCLLLLLLLLLQAAVAARGEAPSLPLVLNTWPFRKAAEAAWSTLQAGGSELDAVEKGCGQCEVEQCDGSVGYGGHPDEHGETTLDAMIMDGNTMEVGAVADLRRIKNAIGVARKVIEHTQHTLLVGESASLFAESMGFPSEDLTTQSSLSMYSQWLDRNCQPNFWKSVTPDASKSCGPYKQTAKFTKEERSVSKERIDVHNHDTIGMIVIGQNGSIAVGTSTNGADHKIQGRVGDSPIAGAGAYADSTAGAAAATGDGDLMMRFLPSYQAVEYMRTGMDPTMACQKVISRIQKYEPYFFGAVICANASGSYGAACNKVSGFTQFHFMASNPTLKQPSEQIIDCI